Part of the Ziziphus jujuba cultivar Dongzao chromosome 8, ASM3175591v1 genome is shown below.
ATTAAACTCCTTATTCCAACAAAAGATCCGTCTAGGTGCTTGAACAATACATATCAAAGTAACAGAAATGAGAAGCATTCCAGAATTAATGGGAGTGCATATTAGGTGCGTCCCCCACTTTCATCACAAGAAAATACAGATGAACCACCGTTTGTTTAGACAAGTCACAGGCGGATATATGGTAATGATAACATTTTATGGTCTCTCCAATGTTCTTTGAACTAGCAAAATCCCTTAAATTGAGTTACAATTTCAAGTCAGGTTACATGTTCATTACGCTAAAAGCTATTTTTCCAAGTAAGCtatattttttgcatattttcaGTTTATACACTttagaatattttaatattttctaatatagCAATTAAAGTCACTTAAAAACATTTAAGGCCAAAGCAATgtgatatacaaatatatatatatatatatatatacagggtaTAGCATGACCAAAAAGTTGCAAGGAaaccaataatataaaatcatttCAGAGAAAGATGAAATGACAAACCTCATATGTTAATGTACCGCCAGAAGAAGTAGGCTGACGAAGGGTAACATTTGAAATGGTACCGTTCGCAGAAAGTATACAGATGGCTCGAGCTCCTTGTTGAGAGAATGACATAACCTTCATCGTAACATCCTATGCAAACAGAAGGAATGCATAAAAAAAAGTACTTTAGCTAAGTATGATACAGACCACTAAGTAACAGGATGATGCCAACTTGTCCTGTTAATTTTAGACCTTGACAATGAAAAGCAGTCCTTTCATttgtgaaaaggaaaaataaatgaactTCCAATactcaaaagtcaaaattttcacCATTATGAATGGTCTGCCTATTAAATTTCCAATTACAGAAAAATCAAATGAACTGTAGGAGAGGGAGAGTTTAAATTCATTGACTacaagaaataaattttaattaacatCCATGTAATGGTTCTAacaatcaaattgaaaaattttaccTCCCATAATCTAATTAATCGGTTGTATCAAGCTATGTGGTGAAAAGAATGGATAGATGTAGTTAACCCAATGTGATTGAAAGTAAAGACAAATTCCTTCAAAACATGTTTCCAAGTCATACCTCGCCAGCATTAACAGTGAGCACATGAGGTGTGAAGTTTGCACCAACAGAGTACGCAATTCTCTGACCTACAAAAGAATTTCAAGTGctcaattaaataccaaatgatttttaattatgAGTTACGAATCTAGTTGAAACTCTATAATTATGCCCCAGAAGCATAACAAACCAGAGTCAAAACTATAGAACTCAAATCTTGTTTACAAGTCTTTAGGTAAGTGaaacaagtaaaaatataaacaatgaAAAGAATTACATCTTGACCATATCTCTCTTTCGGGATGTCTTCAATATTAATTTGAACATATGACATGCACATCATTGGTAAGAAGTAAGATGTAAAAATGTATAAGTTTAAATTGACTGgataaataatatggtattttaCAAGATAGAAGCATGTTCTCCtctgcccccccccccccccccccccccacccacaaaaaaaacccccacaaaaaaaaaaaaaataaaataaaataaacccaaaaaaaaaaaaaaaaaaattattcatatagaTATTAAACTATCTATATCATTTGCCTTCAATATGTATTTTAGCATGTgcttttctcttaaaaaaaaaaaaatttaatatatcattCATATAGATATTAGACCTATCTATATCATTTGCCTTACAATGTGTATTTTAGCATGTGCTTTTCTTAAATTTTCTCTTCTGTACCTCATGCCATTTGTCAAGTTTTCTCCACAGCAGGCTCAGCATGTTTAAGACATAACCACCAAATTAAGACCAGTCTAATCTAATCCAGTCACTGTCACCCAATCAGCAGAATCTAACAACTATTGAACAAGTTGGCACCAAACAGTCATTCTCACTCTGTTCCTTTGAAAGCTTATCTAGTCCTCAAATCCACAAAAGGCGAGGAATATAATTCTAgctattaaagaaaaaagaaaaaatagaattttctcTCATACTACAGCAAACCCAGGAAAATCCTTTTCTTTAACACGTTTATCATAAATTCCAGATCTGATAAGGAATCTGATGCAAGGGTCCACAATCACAGAGAATCTACAGACATTCGTTCAAAATCAGACTCAGTAAATCTAAAAATCCAAACTTTAAAAAGATCGAGTCGTACAGCGACAACAATTTCAGAACCaaagccccccccccccccccccaaggCTCTATCTTTTTCCAACTACCAAACCAAGCATTAAAAAAACATCTGGCAATTATTAAGTAGAGTTTCCCTCGCTAAACCCATAACATAGATTTCTAAAACAGATCTTGAATCTTGATCTCAAATGAaacagtaaaaaacaaaaaaagttttcagataattaactaaaaatttcaaaaagccTTTTTTCAAATTAACTAAAAATTGAAAGGTCACCCAAGTACCTGAATTCTCAAAAGTCTCGTATTTCTGCGATTTCTTGACTGATTCAATGGGCCTCGCTTTACCCCGTTGTTGTTTCCATGAGAAATCTCCGGTGAGTGGAATCGAAGAGGAAATGGGCATCGGAGACAATGCCAGCGACACAGTCCCGTCGCGACCGTACTTTCTGGGCCTACCCCTCTTCTTCTTTACTTGCGTACCAGTAGCCGCCGCGTTCGCCGGCGAATCCGTGGCCGTAACTGTTGCCGGAGGTACTGTAGGTCCATCTGATTGGCTAGGGTTTTCGTTTCTTGGTGCAACCCTGAAGCTCTCTGGGGCTTCTTCACCTCTCACTGCAACCCCAGAA
Proteins encoded:
- the LOC107414274 gene encoding AT-hook motif nuclear-localized protein 7; this encodes MEEKESSASGVAVRGEEAPESFRVAPRNENPSQSDGPTVPPATVTATDSPANAAATGTQVKKKRGRPRKYGRDGTVSLALSPMPISSSIPLTGDFSWKQQRGKARPIESVKKSQKYETFENSGQRIAYSVGANFTPHVLTVNAGEDVTMKVMSFSQQGARAICILSANGTISNVTLRQPTSSGGTLTYEGRFEILSLSGSFMPTENAGTKSRSGGMSVSLAGPDGRVVGGGLAGLLIAAGPVQVVVGSFLPGHQQEQKPKKQRVESVSAVSLPIVTTISCEEIKGGYGVKPILTSTGFHTDNSSTVNTIQGYKNTAPENKDTSTPLNHPIQGYNNSTPENKSSLAEEESKGLSQPNCEVSC